One window from the genome of Leptospira johnsonii encodes:
- a CDS encoding TerB family tellurite resistance protein, producing MERVSSLASKVLPGHEFYEKFQKSLDRETEIFQLKMNYAKVLVSLWSYSCHADGVFHTKEGNLVGQMVKAMFDKDCIFDHHQDQKAEIVEELSEVFESPLPVKMITDFAEGNPVLAANFYEDAVCIVTTDGKFTDREKEFLEDLAKELEISSMDKKNIDNKYTDGDED from the coding sequence ATGGAAAGGGTTTCATCCTTGGCTAGCAAAGTTCTACCAGGTCATGAGTTTTACGAAAAATTTCAGAAAAGTCTCGATAGAGAAACCGAGATTTTTCAACTCAAGATGAATTACGCCAAAGTGTTAGTCAGTCTTTGGTCATATTCTTGTCATGCGGACGGAGTCTTTCATACGAAAGAAGGAAACTTAGTCGGACAAATGGTAAAAGCTATGTTCGATAAGGATTGTATCTTCGATCATCACCAAGATCAAAAGGCTGAGATCGTAGAAGAATTATCCGAAGTATTCGAATCACCTCTTCCCGTTAAAATGATCACAGACTTTGCAGAAGGAAATCCTGTCCTAGCTGCGAACTTTTACGAAGATGCAGTATGTATCGTAACGACTGACGGCAAATTCACGGATAGAGAAAAAGAATTTCTGGAAGATCTGGCAAAGGAACTGGAAATTTCTTCCATGGATAAGAAAAACATAGATAATAAATATACGGATGGCGACGAGGACTGA
- the metG gene encoding methionine--tRNA ligase, whose protein sequence is MSSESKRKILVTSALPYANGPIHLGHVLEAIQTDIYVRYQKSLGNECYFFCADDTHGTPIMLAARKEGISPEELIDRVRTEHYRDLSGFLVEYDNYYTTNSEENRILSEEIYLSLKGKGHIAEREIEQAYCDTDKMFLPDRFIKGTCPNCGTQDQYGDSCENCGATYSPKDLKDSHCSLCGTPPVSRNSKHIFFKLGDFEKYLSNWVEKDSHVAEGVRKKLKEWFEAGLQDWDISRDGPYFGFKIPGETEKYFYVWLDAPIGYMASSLNYFKGDRKKFDSFWKDEKTEISHFIGKDILYFHTLFWPATLEGGGYRSPTQVHVHGFITVNGEKMSKSRGTFIKAEGYLKHLDPEHLRFYLAGKLGPGMDDLDLSFDDYTAKVNSDFVGNFVNLVSRVATSILDKLDRTLGSLDTEGKKILDELRSSEPKIREWYETRNYTRVMKECSRLGDIANKYVNDLAPWIQIKSDAEAARKTVTVALNAARILSIYLYPVLPKSGEKVYKILGINKKPEFADLASDLEKTKVSVYEMITKRVEEKSIQTMLEENTLETKSAQPTTPAVTPKTEGVLEISIEDLSKVDLRVGKIIEAGPVEGADKLVQVKLDLGPLGTKNVFAGIKASYQPQDLLGLTIVAVANLKPRKMKFGVSEAMLLASGEGESLSLFVPHRGANPGDKLK, encoded by the coding sequence GTGAGTTCCGAATCAAAACGAAAGATCCTCGTTACTTCCGCTTTGCCATATGCGAACGGTCCGATTCATTTGGGCCATGTTCTGGAAGCGATCCAAACTGATATTTATGTTCGTTATCAAAAATCTCTAGGCAATGAGTGTTATTTTTTCTGTGCGGACGATACGCATGGCACGCCCATCATGCTTGCAGCAAGGAAAGAAGGGATCAGTCCGGAAGAATTGATCGACCGTGTTCGGACGGAACATTACCGGGACCTCTCTGGCTTTTTGGTCGAGTACGATAATTATTATACTACTAACTCGGAAGAAAATCGAATCCTTTCCGAGGAAATTTATCTTTCTTTAAAGGGCAAAGGACATATTGCGGAAAGAGAGATCGAACAGGCTTACTGTGATACGGATAAGATGTTCCTTCCGGATCGTTTTATAAAAGGTACTTGTCCGAATTGTGGGACCCAAGATCAGTACGGAGACAGCTGTGAGAATTGCGGAGCTACTTATTCTCCCAAAGATCTGAAAGATTCCCATTGTTCTTTATGCGGTACCCCTCCCGTTAGCCGAAATTCCAAACATATCTTTTTTAAATTGGGAGATTTTGAGAAATATCTTTCTAATTGGGTCGAAAAGGATTCTCATGTAGCGGAAGGTGTTCGTAAAAAACTGAAAGAATGGTTCGAAGCAGGGCTCCAAGACTGGGATATTTCTCGCGACGGACCTTACTTTGGATTTAAGATCCCTGGAGAGACCGAAAAATATTTTTATGTGTGGTTGGATGCCCCTATAGGTTATATGGCGTCCAGTTTGAATTATTTCAAAGGGGATCGTAAAAAATTCGATTCTTTCTGGAAGGATGAAAAAACCGAGATCTCTCATTTTATCGGAAAAGATATATTATATTTTCATACTTTGTTCTGGCCTGCTACCTTAGAAGGTGGAGGATATCGTTCTCCTACTCAAGTTCATGTTCACGGTTTTATCACAGTGAATGGGGAGAAGATGTCCAAGTCCAGAGGAACCTTCATCAAAGCCGAAGGTTACCTGAAACATTTAGATCCGGAACATCTTCGCTTTTATCTAGCCGGAAAACTTGGGCCTGGAATGGACGACCTGGATCTTTCATTCGATGATTATACTGCAAAAGTGAATTCGGACTTTGTAGGGAACTTCGTGAACCTGGTTTCCAGGGTGGCCACTTCTATATTAGATAAACTTGATAGAACTCTGGGGAGTTTGGACACCGAAGGGAAGAAGATCCTGGACGAACTCCGAAGTTCTGAACCTAAGATCAGAGAATGGTACGAAACCCGAAATTATACCAGGGTAATGAAAGAATGTTCCCGCTTGGGCGATATAGCGAATAAATATGTAAACGATCTTGCTCCTTGGATCCAGATTAAATCGGATGCGGAAGCTGCTCGTAAAACAGTGACAGTCGCTTTGAATGCTGCCAGAATTCTATCTATTTATCTATATCCTGTTCTTCCTAAATCAGGGGAGAAGGTGTATAAAATTTTGGGTATAAACAAAAAGCCCGAGTTTGCGGATCTCGCTTCCGATCTGGAAAAAACAAAAGTATCCGTTTATGAAATGATCACCAAACGTGTAGAGGAAAAATCGATTCAAACCATGTTAGAAGAAAACACTTTGGAAACTAAATCCGCTCAACCTACAACTCCTGCTGTAACCCCTAAAACGGAAGGAGTTTTGGAAATTTCTATCGAAGACCTAAGCAAAGTGGATCTTAGAGTTGGTAAAATTATAGAAGCCGGTCCTGTAGAAGGCGCGGATAAATTGGTCCAAGTGAAATTGGATCTGGGCCCTCTTGGAACTAAGAATGTTTTTGCTGGTATTAAGGCTTCTTATCAACCTCAGGATCTGCTTGGATTGACAATCGTTGCGGTGGCTAACTTGAAACCAAGAAAGATGAAGTTTGGAGTTTCAGAGGCTATGCTTTTGGCTTCGGGCGAAGGCGAGAGTCTCAGCCTTTTTGTACCTCATAGAGGTGCTAATCCTGGCGATAAATTGAAATAA